One Micromonospora sp. WMMD812 genomic window carries:
- a CDS encoding aldo/keto reductase encodes MRYRTLGATGTVVSTLCLGTMTFGAETDEAGSFAQLDRFVEAGGTFVDTADVYSAGVSEEIVGRWLRSRPGVRDRLVIATKGRFPMGSGANDAGLSRVHLTRALDASLRRLGVEAVDLYQAHAWDPLTPLPETLRFFDDAVRAGKIRYAGVSNFTGWQLQKAALLTQHLGLTPVVTLQPQYNLLAREVEFELVPVCENEGIGILPWSPLGGGWLTGKYRRDTPPTGATRLGENPERGVEAYAGRNAQERTWRVVDAVRQVATQRGASMSAVALAWLAARPAVTSVILGARTTEQLDDNLTAADLTLDAEQTRLLDEASAPPVGDYPYGRAGVAQRGRTLPTG; translated from the coding sequence ATGCGCTACCGGACCCTGGGCGCCACCGGCACGGTGGTGTCGACCCTCTGCCTGGGCACCATGACCTTCGGCGCGGAGACCGACGAGGCGGGCAGCTTCGCCCAGCTGGACCGGTTCGTCGAGGCCGGCGGCACGTTCGTCGACACGGCCGACGTCTACTCCGCGGGCGTGTCGGAGGAGATCGTCGGCCGGTGGCTGCGGTCGCGCCCGGGCGTACGCGACCGGCTGGTGATCGCCACCAAGGGCCGCTTCCCGATGGGGTCGGGGGCGAACGACGCCGGGCTGTCCCGGGTGCACCTGACCCGTGCGCTGGACGCGAGCCTGCGGCGGCTCGGCGTCGAGGCGGTCGACCTCTACCAGGCGCACGCGTGGGACCCGCTGACCCCGCTGCCGGAGACACTGCGGTTCTTCGACGACGCGGTCCGGGCGGGCAAGATCCGCTACGCGGGGGTCAGCAACTTCACCGGTTGGCAGTTGCAGAAGGCCGCGCTGCTGACCCAGCACCTCGGTCTCACCCCGGTGGTGACCCTGCAGCCGCAGTACAACCTGCTGGCCCGGGAGGTCGAGTTCGAGCTGGTGCCGGTGTGTGAGAACGAGGGCATCGGCATCCTGCCGTGGTCCCCGCTGGGTGGCGGATGGCTGACCGGCAAGTACCGGCGGGACACCCCGCCGACGGGCGCCACCCGGCTCGGCGAGAACCCGGAGCGCGGCGTCGAGGCGTACGCGGGACGCAACGCCCAGGAACGCACCTGGCGGGTGGTCGACGCGGTGCGCCAGGTCGCCACGCAGCGGGGCGCCTCCATGTCGGCCGTGGCGCTCGCCTGGCTGGCGGCCCGCCCGGCGGTCACCTCGGTGATCCTCGGGGCACGGACGACGGAGCAGTTGGACGACAACCTGACCGCCGCGGACCTGACCCTCGACGCGGAGCAGACCCGGCTGCTGGACGAGGCGAGCGCCCCGCCCGTGGGCGACTACCCGTACGGCCGGGCGGGCGTGGCGCAGCGGGGCCGGACCCTGCCGACCGGCTGA
- a CDS encoding von Willebrand factor type A domain-containing protein — translation MAHKRRSPLLLAVLAITMTITACTAGSSQRSDPGPAPVRDHDGAPNRGGEETASEDDSRSTFGIDIDTASYGYARRLIAEGRLPERTGVRPEEFVNSFRQDYAEPGGDGFAVHADGARLPETHDATADTRLMRVGLQTRSEDERSRPDAALTFVVDVSGSMAEPGRLDLVQDALHTLVDQLRPTDSIAVVEFSFKARIAREMTPVSDGEKLHDAIDSLRTQSSTNLEAGLVLGYQVAREGFRPGRTNRVVVLSDGLANVGATDAEPILRRVRDEAEKEIALLGVGVGSEYGDELMERLADRGDGFVVYVSEPAQARKVFVRQLPATLSVRALDAKVQVTFEPGSVRSYRLIGYDNRAIVDEDFRDDRVDGGEVGPGHSVTALYEVRLADGVRPSARIARVQVRWTDPVEREPIEASESVTVADVDGDFASASPRLRTCYAAAYFAVALQGGDQVRLTHLATIAGQAAAATDDREVQDLARVIHQADELR, via the coding sequence ATGGCCCACAAGCGACGGTCGCCGCTCCTGCTGGCGGTGCTGGCGATCACGATGACGATCACCGCCTGCACTGCCGGAAGCTCGCAGCGGAGCGACCCGGGACCGGCCCCGGTCCGCGACCACGACGGCGCGCCCAACCGGGGTGGCGAGGAGACGGCATCGGAGGACGATTCCCGCTCCACCTTCGGCATCGACATCGACACCGCCTCGTACGGCTACGCCCGGCGGCTCATCGCCGAGGGGCGGTTGCCCGAGCGGACCGGGGTGCGGCCCGAGGAGTTCGTGAACTCCTTTCGGCAGGACTACGCCGAGCCCGGCGGCGACGGTTTCGCCGTCCACGCCGACGGCGCCCGCCTCCCGGAGACACACGACGCCACGGCGGACACCCGGTTGATGCGGGTCGGCCTGCAGACCCGTTCGGAGGACGAGCGGAGCCGCCCGGACGCCGCGCTCACCTTCGTCGTCGACGTATCCGGGTCGATGGCGGAGCCCGGCCGGCTCGACCTCGTACAGGACGCGCTGCACACCCTGGTGGACCAGCTTCGGCCCACCGACTCGATCGCCGTCGTCGAGTTCAGTTTCAAGGCCCGGATCGCCCGGGAGATGACCCCCGTCTCCGACGGCGAGAAGCTGCACGACGCCATCGACTCGCTCCGGACGCAGAGCAGCACCAACCTCGAGGCCGGCCTGGTGCTGGGCTACCAGGTGGCACGCGAGGGGTTCCGGCCCGGCCGGACGAACCGGGTGGTCGTGCTCTCCGACGGACTCGCGAACGTGGGAGCCACCGACGCGGAGCCGATCCTGCGCCGGGTGCGTGACGAGGCGGAGAAGGAGATCGCGCTGCTCGGCGTGGGCGTCGGCAGCGAGTACGGCGACGAGCTGATGGAGCGGTTGGCCGACCGCGGCGACGGCTTCGTGGTGTACGTCAGCGAGCCCGCCCAGGCCCGCAAGGTGTTCGTACGACAGCTGCCGGCGACGTTGAGCGTTCGCGCGCTCGATGCCAAGGTGCAGGTGACCTTCGAGCCGGGCTCGGTGCGGTCGTACCGCCTGATCGGATACGACAACCGGGCGATCGTCGACGAGGACTTCCGTGACGACCGGGTGGATGGCGGCGAGGTCGGGCCGGGGCACAGCGTCACCGCGCTCTACGAGGTCCGGCTCGCCGACGGCGTCCGCCCGTCGGCCCGGATCGCCCGGGTGCAGGTGCGCTGGACCGATCCCGTGGAACGCGAGCCCATCGAGGCGTCCGAATCGGTGACCGTCGCCGACGTGGACGGGGACTTCGCGTCGGCGTCCCCGCGGCTGCGGACCTGTTACGCGGCCGCCTACTTCGCCGTGGCCCTGCAGGGCGGCGATCAGGTGCGCCTGACCCACCTCGCGACGATCGCGGGGCAGGCGGCCGCCGCCACCGACGACCGGGAGGTGCAGGACCTCGCGCGCGTCATCCACCAGGCCGACGAGTTGCGCTGA
- a CDS encoding FtsX-like permease family protein, whose amino-acid sequence MLAVIAGALVARRAQALAVLLLAVLASAAAAAAPMYVSAAGQALASEELAAAPPDERRLRLSSIAEHPGMPADPGVAAFRGHLAPFTAAGFEVVLGAQAGGVTAGPAGTVTSNLVFRQGICERVAVTGSCPAPTADGQRPEVMVSTSTAARLGASAGSEVTFAGVPLRVTGVYRPLDPADPFWLGDEYLRPPAPGAAPLSAVGSAEDAIFTAASSRLGENDAILQRPTADLFITEEMVRTGSADELKATVAVATRDAPRGSLGVGSGLPQLLDRITLQRGQLAVGVTLGAGLLVLLCWLVLFVAVSSAAAERRPEQGLLLLRGVQRRRLWTLAIGEHAVPAVAAIPLGCLAGLAAAKLLTAHTLTGDAGLTLNAAALGYATLAAGGALAAVLLAQARTLSAPVVDLLRHVPARSRGWRTSIGDAVAVSAAVAALVQLRAGGSPSGLALLAPVVAALAVGVLLARVALLSGAAVGAALLARGRTRVGLALLQVGRQPRFRPLIALLTVVVAMLAFTVATRELATAAYADRATVDVGAPRVVGVDALSRSHLVEAVRAADPEGRFAMAAVTTNGTSRSNTAVLAVDSDRLATVAAPHPSYGVSLADIARPLRPAPPAEPVLLRGRTLVVTVTASYDENAFAGFLPRLYLLIAGRSGTRQVGADRPLTSGRGEYRVPVPECEPQCRLARFEVNAQVTPGQLQVRIEELRSEDDGTVQLSGAELARTERWRPPGNMADYSVYGTGGSDPALVVDVPDGRRLAPIPIAVADTPDPLPAWLTRSMGTHLGSIRYDGIDSMPTNALVAGFADRLPRLGESGLLVDLEYADRLAVEGQTGSKEVWLGPAAPADALDRLRAQGLVVRYDRAITAEREDLHRQGPALALGFNLFAALAGVLIGAAGLVATAAADQRNRVAMLVALRRQGLPQRDVRGGYGWPVAVATAAGALATVAIWVLARDGQRLFSDGRSPVPVPAWPDVGPLLTVTVPAVAVFAVTAVVLGRVLAAAVRRRTGR is encoded by the coding sequence ATGCTGGCCGTCATCGCGGGAGCACTCGTCGCTCGCCGGGCGCAGGCGCTCGCGGTGCTCCTGCTGGCCGTGCTCGCCAGCGCCGCGGCCGCGGCCGCGCCGATGTACGTGAGCGCCGCCGGTCAGGCCCTCGCGAGCGAGGAACTCGCCGCCGCCCCGCCCGACGAACGCCGGCTGCGACTCAGCTCGATCGCCGAACACCCGGGGATGCCCGCCGATCCCGGCGTCGCGGCGTTCCGTGGTCACCTCGCGCCGTTCACCGCAGCCGGCTTCGAGGTGGTTCTCGGCGCGCAGGCGGGCGGCGTCACCGCCGGCCCGGCCGGGACCGTGACCTCCAACCTCGTGTTCCGGCAGGGGATCTGCGAGCGCGTCGCCGTGACGGGCAGCTGCCCGGCCCCCACCGCCGATGGTCAGCGACCCGAGGTGATGGTCAGTACGAGCACCGCGGCGCGTCTCGGCGCATCCGCCGGCAGCGAGGTGACCTTCGCCGGTGTGCCGCTGCGGGTCACCGGTGTCTACCGCCCGCTCGACCCGGCCGACCCGTTCTGGCTCGGCGACGAGTACCTGCGGCCGCCCGCGCCGGGCGCGGCGCCCCTGTCGGCCGTGGGCAGCGCAGAGGACGCCATCTTCACCGCCGCGTCCTCGCGCCTGGGCGAGAACGACGCCATCCTGCAACGACCGACGGCCGACCTGTTCATCACCGAGGAGATGGTGCGCACCGGGTCGGCCGACGAACTCAAGGCCACCGTCGCGGTGGCGACACGCGATGCCCCCCGCGGAAGTCTCGGCGTCGGCAGCGGCCTGCCGCAACTGCTCGACCGCATCACGCTGCAGCGCGGCCAGCTGGCGGTCGGCGTGACCCTGGGTGCCGGGCTGCTCGTCCTGCTCTGCTGGCTGGTGCTCTTCGTGGCGGTCAGTTCGGCGGCCGCCGAGCGCCGTCCGGAGCAGGGTCTGCTGCTGCTGCGCGGAGTGCAACGCCGCCGCCTGTGGACGCTGGCGATCGGCGAGCACGCGGTGCCCGCGGTGGCCGCGATCCCCCTGGGCTGCCTGGCCGGCCTGGCCGCCGCCAAGCTGTTGACCGCGCACACGTTGACTGGCGACGCCGGGTTGACGCTGAACGCCGCCGCGCTCGGCTACGCCACGCTCGCCGCCGGCGGCGCCCTCGCCGCGGTGCTGCTCGCCCAGGCCCGTACCCTGTCCGCGCCGGTCGTCGACCTGCTGCGCCACGTGCCGGCGCGCTCGCGCGGCTGGCGGACGAGCATCGGCGACGCCGTCGCGGTGTCCGCCGCCGTGGCGGCGCTCGTGCAGTTGCGCGCCGGTGGGTCACCCAGCGGTCTCGCGTTGCTGGCGCCGGTTGTCGCGGCGCTCGCCGTGGGCGTCCTGCTGGCGCGGGTCGCCTTGTTGTCCGGGGCGGCGGTGGGTGCGGCGCTGCTGGCGCGAGGACGGACCCGGGTCGGTCTGGCCCTGCTGCAGGTGGGCCGGCAACCCCGGTTCCGGCCCCTGATCGCGCTGCTCACCGTGGTGGTCGCGATGCTCGCCTTCACCGTCGCCACCCGGGAGCTGGCGACGGCGGCCTACGCGGACCGCGCCACCGTCGACGTCGGCGCCCCACGGGTCGTCGGTGTCGACGCGCTGTCCCGCAGCCATCTGGTGGAGGCCGTCCGGGCCGCCGATCCCGAGGGCCGGTTCGCGATGGCGGCGGTGACGACGAACGGAACGAGCAGGTCGAACACGGCGGTGCTCGCGGTGGACTCCGACCGGCTGGCGACGGTGGCCGCGCCGCACCCGTCGTACGGGGTGTCGTTGGCCGACATCGCCCGCCCGCTGCGCCCGGCTCCGCCGGCGGAGCCGGTGCTGCTGCGGGGCCGCACGCTCGTCGTGACCGTGACCGCCAGCTACGACGAGAACGCCTTCGCCGGCTTCCTACCCCGCCTCTATCTCCTGATCGCCGGCCGGTCCGGCACCCGTCAGGTCGGCGCCGACCGCCCGCTCACGTCCGGCCGGGGGGAGTATCGCGTGCCGGTGCCCGAATGCGAACCGCAGTGCCGGTTGGCCAGGTTCGAGGTCAACGCCCAGGTCACACCCGGGCAGTTGCAGGTCCGGATCGAGGAGTTGCGCTCCGAGGATGACGGCACGGTCCAGCTGAGCGGCGCGGAGCTGGCCCGAACAGAACGGTGGCGGCCACCCGGCAACATGGCCGACTACTCGGTCTACGGCACGGGCGGCAGTGACCCGGCGCTGGTCGTGGACGTTCCGGACGGCCGCCGGTTGGCGCCGATCCCCATCGCCGTGGCCGACACGCCCGACCCGCTGCCCGCCTGGTTGACCCGGTCGATGGGCACGCACCTCGGCTCGATCCGGTACGACGGCATCGACTCGATGCCGACCAATGCGCTGGTCGCCGGCTTCGCGGACCGGCTGCCACGGCTCGGGGAGTCGGGCCTGCTGGTCGACCTGGAGTACGCCGACCGGCTCGCCGTCGAAGGTCAGACCGGGAGCAAGGAGGTGTGGCTGGGCCCGGCGGCGCCCGCCGACGCGCTCGACCGGCTGCGCGCGCAGGGTCTGGTCGTCCGCTACGACCGGGCGATCACCGCCGAGCGCGAGGACCTCCATCGCCAGGGCCCGGCGTTGGCGCTGGGCTTCAACCTCTTCGCCGCGCTGGCCGGAGTCCTGATCGGGGCGGCCGGCCTCGTCGCGACCGCCGCGGCCGACCAGCGTAACCGGGTCGCCATGCTGGTCGCCCTCCGGCGGCAGGGGCTGCCGCAGCGCGACGTCCGCGGCGGGTACGGGTGGCCGGTCGCGGTCGCCACGGCGGCGGGCGCGCTCGCCACCGTGGCGATCTGGGTTCTGGCGCGGGACGGCCAGCGACTGTTCAGCGACGGCCGGTCGCCCGTGCCGGTGCCCGCCTGGCCGGACGTCGGTCCTCTGCTGACGGTCACCGTGCCCGCGGTGGCGGTCTTCGCCGTGACCGCGGTGGTCCTCGGCCGGGTCCTCGCCGCCGCGGTCCGCCGCCGAACCGGCCGCTGA
- a CDS encoding ATP-binding cassette domain-containing protein — translation MLTIEDMTVGYGDGPAVLSDVSVTVRPGQVLAVTGLSGAGKTTLLGVMGGLLPPRAGTVTVDGQPLRDRDHAVDRRVVVIPQDNGLAPILTAAENVQVALIASGVTPPEARRLTAATLDRLGLAGQADQLVEELSGGQQQRTAVARGLALGGAVLLADEVTSELDAGNRQRVLDLLHEEAGRGAAVVFATHDPEVAAACAAELHLVDGNAVLRRGGDR, via the coding sequence ATGCTGACCATCGAGGACATGACCGTCGGGTACGGCGACGGCCCGGCTGTGCTCAGCGACGTCTCGGTGACCGTCCGCCCGGGGCAGGTGCTGGCGGTGACCGGCCTGTCCGGCGCGGGCAAGACGACCCTGCTGGGTGTGATGGGCGGCTTGTTGCCGCCGCGCGCCGGCACCGTGACCGTCGACGGGCAGCCGCTGCGCGACCGCGACCACGCGGTGGACCGCAGGGTCGTCGTCATCCCGCAGGACAACGGCCTGGCGCCGATCCTGACCGCGGCGGAGAACGTGCAGGTGGCCCTGATCGCCTCCGGCGTGACGCCCCCGGAGGCGCGCCGACTCACCGCGGCCACCCTGGACCGGTTGGGTCTCGCCGGCCAGGCCGACCAACTCGTCGAGGAGTTGTCCGGCGGCCAGCAGCAGCGTACGGCGGTCGCCCGGGGCCTGGCCCTGGGCGGCGCGGTGCTGCTTGCCGACGAGGTGACCAGCGAACTCGACGCCGGCAACCGGCAGCGGGTGCTGGATCTGCTGCACGAGGAGGCCGGGCGGGGCGCAGCCGTCGTGTTCGCCACCCACGATCCGGAGGTCGCGGCCGCGTGCGCGGCGGAACTGCACCTGGTCGACGGGAACGCGGTGCTACGGCGAGGCGGAGACCGGTAA
- a CDS encoding OsmC family protein — translation MSDDTFRSVEIERTSVGQYVVRNARGGSLSMGAGENTSFTPVELLLAAIGGCTAIDVDHFTSRRAEPTQFSVTVTGDKIRDEAGGNRMQNLTATFTVTFPDGADGDKAREALPRSLRQSHDRLCTVSRTVELGTPVTIVEAGSTAD, via the coding sequence ATGAGTGACGACACCTTCCGCTCGGTGGAGATCGAGCGCACCAGCGTCGGGCAGTACGTCGTGCGGAACGCCCGGGGAGGATCACTGTCGATGGGCGCGGGCGAGAACACCAGCTTCACGCCGGTGGAGCTGCTGCTGGCGGCCATCGGCGGCTGCACCGCGATCGACGTCGACCACTTCACCAGCCGCCGCGCCGAGCCGACGCAGTTCTCCGTCACCGTCACCGGCGACAAGATCCGCGACGAGGCCGGCGGCAACCGGATGCAGAACCTCACGGCCACGTTCACCGTGACGTTCCCCGACGGCGCGGACGGCGACAAGGCGCGCGAGGCGCTGCCCCGGTCGCTGCGGCAGTCGCACGACCGGCTCTGCACCGTCTCCCGCACCGTCGAACTCGGCACGCCCGTCACGATCGTCGAGGCCGGTTCCACCGCAGACTGA